The nucleotide sequence AACTTAATAAGCAAAAATTTCTATCATGAAAAAGCATGCAACACTGATCACTTGTGTTGGAAAATAGACAATGCTATAATATGGGGTATATGTCTGGGATCTGGCAAGCTAGCGCGAGGCGCGAACACAGTTATACAACAAGCTGTTCGGAACCGGACGGTCCGTAATCAGTAATTTAACTATGTAAATCGGAGCCTTCGCCGGAAGGCTTTTCGCTTTTTTTGAGGAGGGAAGGGTCGATGCGAATCAGGTTTTCCCTTTTGCATCTTGGTGTCTTGATTGGAATCTTGCTGGTGTCAGTGGTTTTTCTCCGGTTGCGCGTAGATAAAGGAGAGAAGAAAGCGATAGAAAACAAAGTGGTCGTGGTAATCCCGCAAGACCCGGATTATTTGGATCCCCACCTGGCCTCCGCCGCCGGAACCTATGAGGTGATGTTTAATGTCTATGAAGGTTTGTTAAAACCGGCGCCGGACGGAACCCTTTTACCGGCACTTGCCGAGCGCTATACGGTATCGGCGGACGGCCTCACTTACACCTTTTATTTACGCCCCGGCGTCAAGTTCCATAATGGCCAAACCGTAACCACCGCTGATGTGCAATATTCTCTGGAACGGTTGATGGGAACCCGGACCGGCCAACCGCTCTCTCCGTTTTTTGTGAAGGTCGAATCGGTTGAAGTGCCCGATGCCGCAAGAATCATCCTCAAACTGAAAGAAGTTGATGCTTCACTCTTAAGTAACCTGACGACAGCTTCGATTGTTCCCAAGGACTACCAAAACCTGAATACGCAACCGATCGGGACCGGCCCTTTCCGGTTTGTGGAATACCGGCCGGGCCAGCGGGTCCTCTTGGAGAAGTTCGATGGCTATTGGCAAGCCGGCCGGCCTTCCCTCGATCAGGTGGAGTTCCGGATCATCCCGGACCGGGAGGCGGCCTTAATTGCCTTGAAAAACGGCGCCGTCGATATTTATCCGCGAATTGATATCAACCGGACGGCCGAACTGGGTGAGGATTTCTCTGTTTTACAAGACGAGCAGAATCTGGTCCAGATCCTCGCCATGAACCTGAAACGGAAACCCTTTACCGACCCCCGGGTGCGGCAGGCCGTTAATCACGCCATCGATAAAGACGAGCTTATTGACCTGGCGGCCTTTGGGTATGGGACCAAACTTGGTTCCGGCCTTAGTCCGGCCATGCCTGCTTATTACGAACCCGGCCTGGAAGATCTGTATCCCCCCGACCCGGAAAAAGCCCGGCAATTATTGGCCGAAGCCGGTTATCCGAACGGATTCCGGGCAAAACTGACGGTGCCGTCCAACTACCCGTTCCACGTCGACACCGCCCAGATCATTGTTGAACAATTGAAAAAGGTGGGGATTGAGGTTGAGATTGAACTGGTCGAGTGGGCGGTCTG is from Capillibacterium thermochitinicola and encodes:
- a CDS encoding ABC transporter substrate-binding protein; translated protein: MRIRFSLLHLGVLIGILLVSVVFLRLRVDKGEKKAIENKVVVVIPQDPDYLDPHLASAAGTYEVMFNVYEGLLKPAPDGTLLPALAERYTVSADGLTYTFYLRPGVKFHNGQTVTTADVQYSLERLMGTRTGQPLSPFFVKVESVEVPDAARIILKLKEVDASLLSNLTTASIVPKDYQNLNTQPIGTGPFRFVEYRPGQRVLLEKFDGYWQAGRPSLDQVEFRIIPDREAALIALKNGAVDIYPRIDINRTAELGEDFSVLQDEQNLVQILAMNLKRKPFTDPRVRQAVNHAIDKDELIDLAAFGYGTKLGSGLSPAMPAYYEPGLEDLYPPDPEKARQLLAEAGYPNGFRAKLTVPSNYPFHVDTAQIIVEQLKKVGIEVEIELVEWAVWLQRVYQGRDYEMTIIGLAGKLDPLPILIRYTSDYANNFFNYANAEFDRLYQQAAAESDEEKRATLYKKAQRILAEDAAAVFLMDPHYTVALRKELAGYQMYPIYVQDLSTVHWAKKNPR